One window of the Rhodococcus sovatensis genome contains the following:
- a CDS encoding ABC transporter ATP-binding protein, whose translation MSMEVTAWNQMYRTMNSSTQQTQFSSVTARRILRFARPHRDKLVGFMILSVVLAVLAVATPVLAGRVVNAIVDGDSFDVVLRLSLLIALIAVVDAGFGLLNRWLSSNIGEALILDLRTAVFDHVQRMPIAFFTRTRTGALVSRLNNDVIGAQRAFSDTLSGVVSNFVTLVLTLVVMIGISWQITLLALIILPVFVIPARRMGRRLARLQREAAEHNSAMSTQMTERFSAPGATLVKLFGQPEVESEEFAIRASRVRDIGVRSAMVQTVFVTALTLVSALALAVVYGLGGFYALRGQLDPGSVVALSLLLTRLYSPLTALASARVEVMSALVSFERVFEVLDLVPLIEDKPDAVAVPDGPASVELRDVRFTYPSADKVSLASLEEVALLDSRGGDEVLHGVSFVAEPGQMVALVGTSGAGKSTIAQLIARLYDVDSGSVRLGGTDVRDLTASSIRGTVGMVTQDGHLFHDTIRSNIVLPRPEATDAEVWDALRRARLEELVESLPDGLATVVGERGYRLSGGERQRLTIARLLISRPRVVILDEATASLDSTSEAAVQAALGEALAGKTSVVIAHRLSTIRAADVILVVEGGTIVERGTHEELLAAGGRYEELHRTQFAAV comes from the coding sequence ATGAGCATGGAAGTCACTGCCTGGAACCAGATGTATCGGACGATGAACTCGTCCACTCAACAGACGCAGTTCTCGTCTGTCACAGCACGCCGGATACTGCGTTTCGCTCGTCCACACCGCGACAAGCTCGTCGGATTCATGATTCTCAGTGTCGTGCTTGCGGTGTTGGCGGTGGCGACGCCGGTGTTGGCGGGCCGTGTCGTCAACGCGATCGTCGACGGCGATTCGTTCGATGTCGTGCTGCGGCTGTCGCTGCTGATCGCGTTGATCGCCGTCGTCGATGCGGGGTTCGGGCTGCTCAACCGGTGGTTGTCCTCGAACATCGGTGAGGCGCTGATTCTCGACCTTCGGACTGCGGTATTCGATCATGTGCAGCGAATGCCTATCGCGTTCTTCACGAGAACTCGAACCGGGGCGCTCGTGAGCCGGCTGAACAACGACGTCATAGGTGCGCAGCGTGCGTTCAGTGACACGCTGTCCGGCGTCGTCAGCAATTTCGTGACGCTGGTTCTTACGTTGGTCGTCATGATCGGAATATCCTGGCAGATCACGCTTCTGGCGCTGATCATTCTGCCGGTCTTCGTGATACCGGCGAGGCGGATGGGCAGACGCCTTGCGCGTCTCCAACGCGAAGCAGCAGAACATAATTCGGCGATGAGCACCCAGATGACCGAACGGTTTTCGGCTCCGGGAGCAACACTCGTCAAATTGTTCGGGCAACCCGAGGTCGAGTCCGAGGAATTCGCGATCAGAGCTTCTCGCGTGCGCGATATCGGGGTGCGAAGTGCAATGGTGCAGACCGTGTTCGTGACTGCACTGACGCTGGTGTCGGCGTTGGCTCTTGCTGTTGTCTACGGCCTTGGAGGATTCTATGCATTGCGTGGGCAGCTCGATCCGGGCTCCGTTGTGGCGCTGTCACTTCTGCTCACCAGGCTCTATTCTCCACTGACTGCGCTCGCGAGCGCTCGTGTCGAAGTGATGAGTGCGCTCGTCAGCTTCGAGCGGGTGTTCGAGGTGCTCGATCTGGTGCCGCTCATCGAGGACAAGCCCGACGCGGTCGCGGTCCCGGACGGACCGGCATCGGTCGAACTCCGCGACGTCCGCTTCACTTATCCGTCGGCGGACAAGGTCTCGCTTGCCTCGTTGGAGGAGGTCGCGTTGCTCGATTCACGCGGCGGTGACGAAGTTCTGCACGGCGTGTCGTTCGTTGCCGAACCCGGCCAGATGGTTGCACTCGTCGGAACCTCGGGCGCGGGCAAGTCGACCATCGCGCAGCTGATCGCCCGCCTGTACGACGTCGACAGCGGATCGGTTCGTCTGGGCGGTACCGATGTTCGGGATCTGACCGCCAGTTCGATTCGCGGCACCGTGGGGATGGTGACGCAGGACGGTCATCTCTTCCACGACACGATCCGCTCCAACATCGTTCTGCCGCGGCCGGAAGCGACCGACGCCGAAGTGTGGGACGCCCTGCGCCGAGCGCGGTTGGAGGAGTTGGTGGAGTCATTGCCCGACGGGCTCGCCACCGTCGTCGGAGAGCGCGGGTACCGGTTGTCCGGTGGCGAGAGACAACGTCTGACGATCGCCAGACTGCTCATCTCGCGGCCCCGCGTCGTCATCCTCGACGAGGCAACCGCGTCGTTGGATTCGACGTCGGAAGCAGCGGTGCAAGCGGCCCTCGGTGAGGCTCTCGCAGGCAAGACCTCGGTGGTCATCGCCCACCGTTTGTCGACCATCCGAGCGGCGGACGTGATCCTGGTCGTCGAAGGAGGCACGATCGTCGAGCGCGGAACACACGAAGAACTCCTCGCAGCGGGTGGCCGCTACGAGGAGCTTCATCGAACTCAGTTCGCTGCTGTGTGA
- a CDS encoding lipase family protein → MRVFELVGAAVMAGAIACSAVIAAGPAAANPLEPTPIADVFYAPVPDLEAKNPGDIISSRPMPPPAGFVDVDVWQLRFRSTNSAGEPIAAINTVIAPRNKAPNGPVLSYQHIINALGLECAPSQALWTQDPNLMIREAPALNGALQRGWTVVIADHLGPNSAYGAAKMGGQIVLDSIRASQRFDPLQVRQSPVALAGYSGGGMATAWAAALQNDYAPELNIVGSAAGGAPMNLERMARDLGFNPHPVFGLAFAAALGLEREYPTRIPISEQLNPLGQQMAAELQNACTNDIIAVGAGKSAMMVAGSLNLMDSPEMVAAVNENSVELYPGVPKAPFFEWHSPTDMLIPVSSITNTLGRYCAAGVAVTEVLVPSNDHLTAAVLGLPQALEWIDARFKGVPAPSNC, encoded by the coding sequence ATGCGCGTATTCGAACTGGTCGGGGCTGCCGTCATGGCAGGCGCGATCGCCTGCTCTGCGGTGATCGCAGCAGGCCCAGCAGCAGCGAATCCGTTGGAGCCGACGCCGATTGCCGACGTCTTCTATGCACCGGTACCGGACTTGGAAGCCAAGAACCCCGGTGACATCATCTCGAGCCGTCCGATGCCCCCTCCCGCGGGATTCGTCGACGTCGATGTCTGGCAGCTCCGGTTCCGGTCGACCAACTCGGCAGGTGAACCCATTGCCGCGATCAACACGGTGATCGCCCCCAGGAACAAGGCCCCGAACGGACCAGTGCTGTCGTACCAGCACATCATCAATGCACTCGGCCTCGAGTGTGCACCGTCGCAGGCTCTGTGGACGCAGGATCCGAACCTGATGATCCGCGAGGCCCCTGCTCTCAACGGGGCGTTGCAGCGTGGATGGACGGTTGTGATCGCCGATCATCTCGGTCCCAACAGCGCCTACGGTGCCGCGAAGATGGGCGGCCAGATCGTTCTGGACAGCATTCGCGCATCCCAGCGCTTCGATCCACTTCAGGTTCGGCAGAGCCCAGTGGCATTGGCCGGCTACTCCGGTGGCGGCATGGCGACGGCATGGGCCGCAGCGCTCCAGAACGACTACGCCCCCGAACTCAACATCGTCGGTAGCGCAGCGGGTGGTGCGCCGATGAACCTCGAACGAATGGCCCGCGATCTCGGTTTCAACCCGCACCCGGTGTTCGGTCTCGCGTTCGCCGCCGCGCTCGGACTCGAGCGTGAGTACCCGACGAGGATTCCGATCAGCGAGCAGCTGAACCCTCTCGGCCAGCAGATGGCAGCAGAGCTGCAGAACGCATGCACCAACGACATCATTGCGGTCGGTGCGGGCAAGAGCGCGATGATGGTGGCCGGTTCGCTGAACCTCATGGACAGTCCGGAAATGGTCGCAGCGGTCAACGAGAACAGCGTCGAGCTGTACCCCGGCGTGCCGAAGGCACCGTTCTTCGAGTGGCACAGCCCGACGGACATGCTCATCCCGGTCTCATCCATCACCAATACCTTGGGCCGGTACTGCGCGGCCGGAGTTGCAGTCACAGAGGTGCTCGTCCCGAGCAACGATCACCTCACCGCAGCAGTACTCGGTCTCCCACAGGCCCTGGAATGGATCGACGCCCGATTCAAGGGCGTGCCGGCACCGAGTAACTGCTGA